Proteins encoded by one window of Chrysemys picta bellii isolate R12L10 chromosome 10, ASM1138683v2, whole genome shotgun sequence:
- the LOC101936663 gene encoding transforming acidic coiled-coil-containing protein 2-like isoform X7 — METSWDSSLHSWAGPAPAVIQATMYSKAARQAEETREELEKIRSRIDHMIQAYERSEQVSSAQQAAAEIVEDVEQLAAVLGDPVKKRRYQQQVTVFIVGYQESCGQRNSLLSQLQEFFSCSVELGLGEESHSLPDDFPVHMDDVAGTVTAALSSAEAAMSRLADLNKEIVSYVTSALATHSPKRSHRKQVEKAVDKAKEEVVQIKHRLLQAQADVETKERQLKDLQQLSEMKVKESRLFRAQLESTQRRLQGLEQESGAQRAHLEAELRSRDSRIVELDGFLQEKEWLRRDAATQCSDRALSSPAACPGGLLPSSAGAAEEGPPAGRELGEGLAESMVRPEGGFSNPEDTPGQHSEQPQPVGGPLAHSAILGPGALAGPAGGHREAGKEEEDAEGEPATHPAGGERSPSWGAAVGNPAVQTPEASATCELLARRLAALEAELAAAHLQSHEDAEHWERRCRTMAAEWEEERQRLLQQPRQPQETARPAETAQHLETSHRGQPMKRVAVVQPAQQWETAQQVETVLQNLPMQQGLVVQLVQPLEMVQQVQLVERVEPAPQMSAAGSQLTLEARGFPEPTLPPTPAGGAAPSPGPTRQRGAPRAGASPDALSQSQCGAIAAPAAGRRGVDSHVVAFIETLRAGLMAKELHVLARLLDGPCGRLTTELPAAPEEAAGVEIHTLLGNATLVFYSLLESISGNDKMLLQPQDVTSDQGGAAAPALGKGVVLGGADPLALDQHPVGGGHSSHAVPVRERGRPGWAVQALYWLSCPWHESMQGAEMAWHLPSCANPRLADERRRGAESQVRAWQCRGQEESPQGPVYSAGRAAQQTGAEPRRMQRPGAVGPVPGRQPADGGLPMASPPEVRGPGERLPGPWLHEGGRRNLGATSGQLWLREGAQCAGATPSAEAAEAPVLAGRVAPQLGKAAAAGRAAQRDAGARGGAFGAVPDPACAAVAWPADCTNPSWKERRPAPTHSQDAGASADGTGSEQPPGHTGSPAAHPKGGRAPQAVELPTIGGQQGLARPGPGAAKPTGDHPAATGDGPQWLPAAGAPGEQEEPAWPRPSQSRSQALHSLAEEFPSCPTWCSPDRP; from the exons ATGGAGACCAGCTGGGACAGCAGCCTCCACAGCTGGGCCGGGCCTGCCCCGGCTGTGATCCAAGCCACCATGTACTCCAAAGCAGCGCGGCAGGCGGAGGAAACCAGGGAAGAGCTGGAAAAGATCCGGTCACGGATTGACCAT ATGATCCAGGCCTATGAGCGCAGTGAGCAGGTCTCGTCTGCCCAGCAAGCAGCCGCAGAGATTGTGGAGGATGTG GAGCAGCTGGCAGCCGTCTTGGGGGACCCCGTGAAGAAGAGGAGATACCAGCAGCAAGTGACTGTCTTCATCGTGGGGTACCAGGAGTCCTGTGGGCAGCGCAATAGCCTCCTGAGCcagctgcaggag TTCTTCAGCTGCTccgtggagctggggctgggggaggagagccaCAGCCTGCCCGACGACTTCCCTGTGCACATGGACGATGTGGCTGGCACG GTAACAGCGGCTTTGAGCTCAGCCGAGGCAGCCATGTCCCGCCTGGCGGATCTGAACAAGGAGATTGTCAGCTACGTGACCAGCGccctggccacacacagccccaaaaG GAGCCACAGGAAGCAAGTGGAGAAGGCTGTAGACAAGGCTAAGGAAGAGGTGGTCCAGATCAAACACAGGCTCCTGCAGGCTCAGGCAG ATGTGGAGACCAAGGAACGACAGCTGAAGGACCTGCAGCAGCTGAGCGAGATGAAGGTGAAGGAGAGCCGGCTCTTCCGAGCCCAGCTGGAGAGCACCCag AGACGCCTGCAAGGCCTGGAGCAGGAGAGTGGGGCTCAGCGGGCCCACCTGGAAGCCGAGCTGAGGAGCCGGGACTCGCGCATCGTGGAGCTGGACGGGTTCCTGCAGGAGAAGGAGTGGCTGCGGAGGGACGCGGCCACCCAg TGCAGCGACCGCGccctgtccagccctgctgcatGCCCAGGGGGGCTGCTCCCCTCCAGCGCGGGGGCTGCCGAGGAGGGGCCACCAGCAGGAAGGGAGCTCGGGGAAGGGCTGGCAGAGTCCATGGTGcgacctgaaggggggttctcgAACCCAGAG GACACCCCAGGGCAGCACTCGGAGCAGCCGCAGCCCGTTGGTGGCCCCTTAGCACACTCAGCTATCCTGGGGCCGGGGGCGCTGGCTGGGCCGGCCGGAGGGCACAGGGAAGctgggaaggaagaggaagatgctgAAGGGGAGCCAGCCACACACCCTGCAG GGGGTGAGAGGAGCCCCAGCTGGGGCGCTGCAGTCGGGAATCCAGCGGTGCAGACTCCAGAGGCCTCGGCTACATGTGAG CTCCTGGCCCGGCGCCTGGCTGCCCTGGAGGCAGAGTTAGCTGCAGCCCACCTGCAAAGCCATGAGGACGCCGAGCACTGGGAGAGACGCTGCAGGACCATGGCAGCCGAGTGGGAGGAG GAGAGGCAGAGATTATTGCAGCAGCCACGGCAGCCACAGGAGACGGCGCGTCCAGCAGAGACGGCGCAGCACCTGGAGACATCCCATCGGGGGCAGCCAATGAAGCGGGTGGCTGTGGTGCAGCCAGCGCAGCAATGGGAGACAGCTCAGCAGGTGGAGACAGTGCTGCAGAACCTGCcaatgcagcaggggctggtggtgCAACTGGTGCAGCCGTTGGAGATGGTGcagcaggtgcagctggttgaGCGAGTGGAGCCAGCCCCACAG ATGTCTGCAGCTGGATCGCAGTTGACTTTGGAGGCCAGAGGCTTCCCAGAGCCGACTCTGCCTCCCACTCCTGCTGGAGGAGCCGCTCCTTCCCCAGGGCCCACCAGGCAGAGGGGCGCCCCCAGAGCAG GTGCTTCCCCGGATGCCCTGTCCCAGTCCCAGTGCGGGGCGATCGCAGCGCCTGCAGCAGGACGCCGTGGAGTCGACAGCCACGTGGTGGCCTTCATAGAGACCTTGCGGGCAGGACTTATGGCTAAAG AGCTCCACGTGCTGGCTCGGCTCCTGGACGGCCCGTGTGGCAGGCTGACGACAGAACTCCCCGCGGCCCCTGAGGAAGCAGCAGGAGTTGAAATCCACACGCTGCTTGGGAACGCTACCCTAG TTTTTTACAGCTTGCTTGAAAGTATAAGTGGTAATGACAAGATGCTGCTCCAGCCGCAGGACGTGACGTCAGATCAAGGAGGAGCTGCGGCGCCAGCCCTGGGAAAAGGTGTTGTCCTGGGTGGAGCAGA CCCGTTGGCTCTGGACCAGCACCCTGTAGGAGGAGGGCACAGCTCCCATGCTGTCCCGGTAAGGGAGCGTGGGAGGCCGGGGTGGGCAGTACAAGCCTTGTACTGGCTGAGCTGTCCTTGGCACGAGTCAATGCAGGGAGCTGAGATGGCGTGGCATCTCCCAAGCTGCG CTAACCCAAGGCTGGCTGATgagcgcaggaggggagctgaGTCCCAGGTCCGAGCCTGGCAGTGCCGGGGCCAAGAGGAGAGCCCCCAGGGTCCTGTTTACTCAGCAGGACGAGCAGCACAACAGACAGGTGCTGAACCAAGGCGTATGCAGAGGCCAGGTGCCGTGGGGCCTGTACCAG GACGCCAGCCTGCTGATGGGGGGCTTCCGATGGCTTCGCCGCCAGAGGTTCGAGGGCCTGGTGAGAGGTTACCTGGCCCATGGCTGCATGAAGGAGGCAGAAGAAACCTTGGAGCAACTTCAGGGCAGTTGTGGCTGCGTGAAGGCGCACAGTGTGCTGGGGCGACTCCGAGCGCTGAGGCAGCAG AGGCTCCAGTGCTGGCGGGGCGAGTGGCACCGCAGCTGGGCAAGGCGGCTGCAGCTGGCAGAGCTGCTCAGCGAGACGCTGGGGCACGTGGAGGAGCGTTCGGGGCTGTTCCTGATCCAGCCTGTGCTGCCGTGGCCTGGCCG GCCGACTGCACTAACCCCTCCTGGAAGGAGCGACGCCCGGCCCCAACCCACTCCCAAGATGCTGGTGCCAGCGCTGatgggacag GAAGTGAGCAGCCCCCTGGCCACACGGGGTCTCCGGCTGCGCACCCCAAGGGAGGCAGGGCCCCACAAGCTGTGGAGCTTCCCACcattggggggcagcagggcctggCCAGACCAGGACCTGGTGCTGCCAAGCCCACTGGTGATCACCCCGCGGCTACTGGAGATGGACCTCAATGGCTACCTGCTGCAGGAGCGCCAGGTGAG caggaggagccAGCCTGGCCCAGGCCCAGCCAGTCCCGGAGCCAGGCCCTTCACAGCCTCGCTGAGGAGTTTCCTTCCTGTCCGACGTGGTGTAGCCCTGATAGGCCCTAG
- the LOC101936663 gene encoding transforming acidic coiled-coil-containing protein 2-like isoform X9, producing the protein MPYGSDAGHYMELSHLLMFGLASKGSQRLTPWSSLGRGQKEESGPHATVHRFQIAPAGQGGERHLPTCKCPCGVSSGRLSEAEPAQLSPNSLRGEPWVCIRHTPRAWEGARCSGLREPRVSLPDAQEQLAAVLGDPVKKRRYQQQVTVFIVGYQESCGQRNSLLSQLQEFFSCSVELGLGEESHSLPDDFPVHMDDVAGTVTAALSSAEAAMSRLADLNKEIVSYVTSALATHSPKRSHRKQVEKAVDKAKEEVVQIKHRLLQAQADVETKERQLKDLQQLSEMKVKESRLFRAQLESTQRRLQGLEQESGAQRAHLEAELRSRDSRIVELDGFLQEKEWLRRDAATQCSDRALSSPAACPGGLLPSSAGAAEEGPPAGRELGEGLAESMVRPEGGFSNPEDTPGQHSEQPQPVGGPLAHSAILGPGALAGPAGGHREAGKEEEDAEGEPATHPAGGERSPSWGAAVGNPAVQTPEASATCELLARRLAALEAELAAAHLQSHEDAEHWERRCRTMAAEWEEERQRLLQQPRQPQETARPAETAQHLETSHRGQPMKRVAVVQPAQQWETAQQVETVLQNLPMQQGLVVQLVQPLEMVQQVQLVERVEPAPQMSAAGSQLTLEARGFPEPTLPPTPAGGAAPSPGPTRQRGAPRAGASPDALSQSQCGAIAAPAAGRRGVDSHVVAFIETLRAGLMAKELHVLARLLDGPCGRLTTELPAAPEEAAGVEIHTLLGNATLAAGRDVRSRRSCGASPGKRCCPGWSRPVGSGPAPCRRRAQLPCCPANPRLADERRRGAESQVRAWQCRGQEESPQGPVYSAGRAAQQTGAEPRRMQRPGAVGPVPGRQPADGGLPMASPPEVRGPGERLPGPWLHEGGRRNLGATSGQLWLREGAQCAGATPSAEAAEAPVLAGRVAPQLGKAAAAGRAAQRDAGARGGAFGAVPDPACAAVAWPADCTNPSWKERRPAPTHSQDAGASADGTGSEQPPGHTGSPAAHPKGGRAPQAVELPTIGGQQGLARPGPGAAKPTGDHPAATGDGPQWLPAAGAPGEQEEPAWPRPSQSRSQALHSLAEEFPSCPTWCSPDRP; encoded by the exons ATGCCATACGGCAGTGATGCTGGACACTACATGGAACTTAGCCATTTGCTAATGTTTGGATTGGCAAGCAAGGGAAGCCAAAGGCTCACACCCTGGTCTAGCCTGGGGAGAGGGCAGAAGGAGGAATCTGGGCCACATGCAACTGTCCACCGTTTCCAAATAGCTCCTGCAGGccagggtggggagaggcatctcCCAACGTGCAAATGCCCCTGCGGGGTGAGCTCCGGAAGGCTGAGTGAGGCAGAACCGGCCCAGCTGAGTCCAAACAGCCTTAGGGGAGAGCCATGGGTGTGTATTCGTCATACACCCCGAGCATGGGAAGGGGCACGCTGTTCCGGTCTCCGTGAGCCCAGAGTTTCTCTCCCGGATGCCCAGGAGCAGCTGGCAGCCGTCTTGGGGGACCCCGTGAAGAAGAGGAGATACCAGCAGCAAGTGACTGTCTTCATCGTGGGGTACCAGGAGTCCTGTGGGCAGCGCAATAGCCTCCTGAGCcagctgcaggag TTCTTCAGCTGCTccgtggagctggggctgggggaggagagccaCAGCCTGCCCGACGACTTCCCTGTGCACATGGACGATGTGGCTGGCACG GTAACAGCGGCTTTGAGCTCAGCCGAGGCAGCCATGTCCCGCCTGGCGGATCTGAACAAGGAGATTGTCAGCTACGTGACCAGCGccctggccacacacagccccaaaaG GAGCCACAGGAAGCAAGTGGAGAAGGCTGTAGACAAGGCTAAGGAAGAGGTGGTCCAGATCAAACACAGGCTCCTGCAGGCTCAGGCAG ATGTGGAGACCAAGGAACGACAGCTGAAGGACCTGCAGCAGCTGAGCGAGATGAAGGTGAAGGAGAGCCGGCTCTTCCGAGCCCAGCTGGAGAGCACCCag AGACGCCTGCAAGGCCTGGAGCAGGAGAGTGGGGCTCAGCGGGCCCACCTGGAAGCCGAGCTGAGGAGCCGGGACTCGCGCATCGTGGAGCTGGACGGGTTCCTGCAGGAGAAGGAGTGGCTGCGGAGGGACGCGGCCACCCAg TGCAGCGACCGCGccctgtccagccctgctgcatGCCCAGGGGGGCTGCTCCCCTCCAGCGCGGGGGCTGCCGAGGAGGGGCCACCAGCAGGAAGGGAGCTCGGGGAAGGGCTGGCAGAGTCCATGGTGcgacctgaaggggggttctcgAACCCAGAG GACACCCCAGGGCAGCACTCGGAGCAGCCGCAGCCCGTTGGTGGCCCCTTAGCACACTCAGCTATCCTGGGGCCGGGGGCGCTGGCTGGGCCGGCCGGAGGGCACAGGGAAGctgggaaggaagaggaagatgctgAAGGGGAGCCAGCCACACACCCTGCAG GGGGTGAGAGGAGCCCCAGCTGGGGCGCTGCAGTCGGGAATCCAGCGGTGCAGACTCCAGAGGCCTCGGCTACATGTGAG CTCCTGGCCCGGCGCCTGGCTGCCCTGGAGGCAGAGTTAGCTGCAGCCCACCTGCAAAGCCATGAGGACGCCGAGCACTGGGAGAGACGCTGCAGGACCATGGCAGCCGAGTGGGAGGAG GAGAGGCAGAGATTATTGCAGCAGCCACGGCAGCCACAGGAGACGGCGCGTCCAGCAGAGACGGCGCAGCACCTGGAGACATCCCATCGGGGGCAGCCAATGAAGCGGGTGGCTGTGGTGCAGCCAGCGCAGCAATGGGAGACAGCTCAGCAGGTGGAGACAGTGCTGCAGAACCTGCcaatgcagcaggggctggtggtgCAACTGGTGCAGCCGTTGGAGATGGTGcagcaggtgcagctggttgaGCGAGTGGAGCCAGCCCCACAG ATGTCTGCAGCTGGATCGCAGTTGACTTTGGAGGCCAGAGGCTTCCCAGAGCCGACTCTGCCTCCCACTCCTGCTGGAGGAGCCGCTCCTTCCCCAGGGCCCACCAGGCAGAGGGGCGCCCCCAGAGCAG GTGCTTCCCCGGATGCCCTGTCCCAGTCCCAGTGCGGGGCGATCGCAGCGCCTGCAGCAGGACGCCGTGGAGTCGACAGCCACGTGGTGGCCTTCATAGAGACCTTGCGGGCAGGACTTATGGCTAAAG AGCTCCACGTGCTGGCTCGGCTCCTGGACGGCCCGTGTGGCAGGCTGACGACAGAACTCCCCGCGGCCCCTGAGGAAGCAGCAGGAGTTGAAATCCACACGCTGCTTGGGAACGCTACCCTAG CCGCAGGACGTGACGTCAGATCAAGGAGGAGCTGCGGCGCCAGCCCTGGGAAAAGGTGTTGTCCTGGGTGGAGCAGA CCCGTTGGCTCTGGACCAGCACCCTGTAGGAGGAGGGCACAGCTCCCATGCTGTCCCG CTAACCCAAGGCTGGCTGATgagcgcaggaggggagctgaGTCCCAGGTCCGAGCCTGGCAGTGCCGGGGCCAAGAGGAGAGCCCCCAGGGTCCTGTTTACTCAGCAGGACGAGCAGCACAACAGACAGGTGCTGAACCAAGGCGTATGCAGAGGCCAGGTGCCGTGGGGCCTGTACCAG GACGCCAGCCTGCTGATGGGGGGCTTCCGATGGCTTCGCCGCCAGAGGTTCGAGGGCCTGGTGAGAGGTTACCTGGCCCATGGCTGCATGAAGGAGGCAGAAGAAACCTTGGAGCAACTTCAGGGCAGTTGTGGCTGCGTGAAGGCGCACAGTGTGCTGGGGCGACTCCGAGCGCTGAGGCAGCAG AGGCTCCAGTGCTGGCGGGGCGAGTGGCACCGCAGCTGGGCAAGGCGGCTGCAGCTGGCAGAGCTGCTCAGCGAGACGCTGGGGCACGTGGAGGAGCGTTCGGGGCTGTTCCTGATCCAGCCTGTGCTGCCGTGGCCTGGCCG GCCGACTGCACTAACCCCTCCTGGAAGGAGCGACGCCCGGCCCCAACCCACTCCCAAGATGCTGGTGCCAGCGCTGatgggacag GAAGTGAGCAGCCCCCTGGCCACACGGGGTCTCCGGCTGCGCACCCCAAGGGAGGCAGGGCCCCACAAGCTGTGGAGCTTCCCACcattggggggcagcagggcctggCCAGACCAGGACCTGGTGCTGCCAAGCCCACTGGTGATCACCCCGCGGCTACTGGAGATGGACCTCAATGGCTACCTGCTGCAGGAGCGCCAGGTGAG caggaggagccAGCCTGGCCCAGGCCCAGCCAGTCCCGGAGCCAGGCCCTTCACAGCCTCGCTGAGGAGTTTCCTTCCTGTCCGACGTGGTGTAGCCCTGATAGGCCCTAG
- the LOC101936663 gene encoding uncharacterized protein LOC101936663 isoform X6, with protein MPYGSDAGHYMELSHLLMFGLASKGSQRLTPWSSLGRGQKEESGPHATVHRFQIAPAGQGGERHLPTCKCPCGVSSGRLSEAEPAQLSPNSLRGEPWVCIRHTPRAWEGARCSGLREPRVSLPDAQEQLAAVLGDPVKKRRYQQQVTVFIVGYQESCGQRNSLLSQLQEFFSCSVELGLGEESHSLPDDFPVHMDDVAGTVTAALSSAEAAMSRLADLNKEIVSYVTSALATHSPKRSHRKQVEKAVDKAKEEVVQIKHRLLQAQADVETKERQLKDLQQLSEMKVKESRLFRAQLESTQRRLQGLEQESGAQRAHLEAELRSRDSRIVELDGFLQEKEWLRRDAATQCSDRALSSPAACPGGLLPSSAGAAEEGPPAGRELGEGLAESMVRPEGGFSNPEDTPGQHSEQPQPVGGPLAHSAILGPGALAGPAGGHREAGKEEEDAEGEPATHPAGGERSPSWGAAVGNPAVQTPEASATCELLARRLAALEAELAAAHLQSHEDAEHWERRCRTMAAEWEEERQRLLQQPRQPQETARPAETAQHLETSHRGQPMKRVAVVQPAQQWETAQQVETVLQNLPMQQGLVVQLVQPLEMVQQVQLVERVEPAPQMSAAGSQLTLEARGFPEPTLPPTPAGGAAPSPGPTRQRGAPRAGASPDALSQSQCGAIAAPAAGRRGVDSHVVAFIETLRAGLMAKELHVLARLLDGPCGRLTTELPAAPEEAAGVEIHTLLGNATLVFYSLLESISGNDKMLLQPQDVTSDQGGAAAPALGKGVVLGGADPLALDQHPVGGGHSSHAVPVRERGRPGWAVQALYWLSCPWHESMQGAEMAWHLPSCANPRLADERRRGAESQVRAWQCRGQEESPQGPVYSAGRAAQQTGAEPRRMQRPGAVGPVPGRQPADGGLPMASPPEVRGPGERLPGPWLHEGGRRNLGATSGQLWLREGAQCAGATPSAEAAEAPVLAGRVAPQLGKAAAAGRAAQRDAGARGGAFGAVPDPACAAVAWPEVSSPLATRGLRLRTPREAGPHKLWSFPPLGGSRAWPDQDLVLPSPLVITPRLLEMDLNGYLLQERQQEEPAWPRPSQSRSQALHSLAEEFPSCPTWCSPDRP; from the exons ATGCCATACGGCAGTGATGCTGGACACTACATGGAACTTAGCCATTTGCTAATGTTTGGATTGGCAAGCAAGGGAAGCCAAAGGCTCACACCCTGGTCTAGCCTGGGGAGAGGGCAGAAGGAGGAATCTGGGCCACATGCAACTGTCCACCGTTTCCAAATAGCTCCTGCAGGccagggtggggagaggcatctcCCAACGTGCAAATGCCCCTGCGGGGTGAGCTCCGGAAGGCTGAGTGAGGCAGAACCGGCCCAGCTGAGTCCAAACAGCCTTAGGGGAGAGCCATGGGTGTGTATTCGTCATACACCCCGAGCATGGGAAGGGGCACGCTGTTCCGGTCTCCGTGAGCCCAGAGTTTCTCTCCCGGATGCCCAGGAGCAGCTGGCAGCCGTCTTGGGGGACCCCGTGAAGAAGAGGAGATACCAGCAGCAAGTGACTGTCTTCATCGTGGGGTACCAGGAGTCCTGTGGGCAGCGCAATAGCCTCCTGAGCcagctgcaggag TTCTTCAGCTGCTccgtggagctggggctgggggaggagagccaCAGCCTGCCCGACGACTTCCCTGTGCACATGGACGATGTGGCTGGCACG GTAACAGCGGCTTTGAGCTCAGCCGAGGCAGCCATGTCCCGCCTGGCGGATCTGAACAAGGAGATTGTCAGCTACGTGACCAGCGccctggccacacacagccccaaaaG GAGCCACAGGAAGCAAGTGGAGAAGGCTGTAGACAAGGCTAAGGAAGAGGTGGTCCAGATCAAACACAGGCTCCTGCAGGCTCAGGCAG ATGTGGAGACCAAGGAACGACAGCTGAAGGACCTGCAGCAGCTGAGCGAGATGAAGGTGAAGGAGAGCCGGCTCTTCCGAGCCCAGCTGGAGAGCACCCag AGACGCCTGCAAGGCCTGGAGCAGGAGAGTGGGGCTCAGCGGGCCCACCTGGAAGCCGAGCTGAGGAGCCGGGACTCGCGCATCGTGGAGCTGGACGGGTTCCTGCAGGAGAAGGAGTGGCTGCGGAGGGACGCGGCCACCCAg TGCAGCGACCGCGccctgtccagccctgctgcatGCCCAGGGGGGCTGCTCCCCTCCAGCGCGGGGGCTGCCGAGGAGGGGCCACCAGCAGGAAGGGAGCTCGGGGAAGGGCTGGCAGAGTCCATGGTGcgacctgaaggggggttctcgAACCCAGAG GACACCCCAGGGCAGCACTCGGAGCAGCCGCAGCCCGTTGGTGGCCCCTTAGCACACTCAGCTATCCTGGGGCCGGGGGCGCTGGCTGGGCCGGCCGGAGGGCACAGGGAAGctgggaaggaagaggaagatgctgAAGGGGAGCCAGCCACACACCCTGCAG GGGGTGAGAGGAGCCCCAGCTGGGGCGCTGCAGTCGGGAATCCAGCGGTGCAGACTCCAGAGGCCTCGGCTACATGTGAG CTCCTGGCCCGGCGCCTGGCTGCCCTGGAGGCAGAGTTAGCTGCAGCCCACCTGCAAAGCCATGAGGACGCCGAGCACTGGGAGAGACGCTGCAGGACCATGGCAGCCGAGTGGGAGGAG GAGAGGCAGAGATTATTGCAGCAGCCACGGCAGCCACAGGAGACGGCGCGTCCAGCAGAGACGGCGCAGCACCTGGAGACATCCCATCGGGGGCAGCCAATGAAGCGGGTGGCTGTGGTGCAGCCAGCGCAGCAATGGGAGACAGCTCAGCAGGTGGAGACAGTGCTGCAGAACCTGCcaatgcagcaggggctggtggtgCAACTGGTGCAGCCGTTGGAGATGGTGcagcaggtgcagctggttgaGCGAGTGGAGCCAGCCCCACAG ATGTCTGCAGCTGGATCGCAGTTGACTTTGGAGGCCAGAGGCTTCCCAGAGCCGACTCTGCCTCCCACTCCTGCTGGAGGAGCCGCTCCTTCCCCAGGGCCCACCAGGCAGAGGGGCGCCCCCAGAGCAG GTGCTTCCCCGGATGCCCTGTCCCAGTCCCAGTGCGGGGCGATCGCAGCGCCTGCAGCAGGACGCCGTGGAGTCGACAGCCACGTGGTGGCCTTCATAGAGACCTTGCGGGCAGGACTTATGGCTAAAG AGCTCCACGTGCTGGCTCGGCTCCTGGACGGCCCGTGTGGCAGGCTGACGACAGAACTCCCCGCGGCCCCTGAGGAAGCAGCAGGAGTTGAAATCCACACGCTGCTTGGGAACGCTACCCTAG TTTTTTACAGCTTGCTTGAAAGTATAAGTGGTAATGACAAGATGCTGCTCCAGCCGCAGGACGTGACGTCAGATCAAGGAGGAGCTGCGGCGCCAGCCCTGGGAAAAGGTGTTGTCCTGGGTGGAGCAGA CCCGTTGGCTCTGGACCAGCACCCTGTAGGAGGAGGGCACAGCTCCCATGCTGTCCCGGTAAGGGAGCGTGGGAGGCCGGGGTGGGCAGTACAAGCCTTGTACTGGCTGAGCTGTCCTTGGCACGAGTCAATGCAGGGAGCTGAGATGGCGTGGCATCTCCCAAGCTGCG CTAACCCAAGGCTGGCTGATgagcgcaggaggggagctgaGTCCCAGGTCCGAGCCTGGCAGTGCCGGGGCCAAGAGGAGAGCCCCCAGGGTCCTGTTTACTCAGCAGGACGAGCAGCACAACAGACAGGTGCTGAACCAAGGCGTATGCAGAGGCCAGGTGCCGTGGGGCCTGTACCAG GACGCCAGCCTGCTGATGGGGGGCTTCCGATGGCTTCGCCGCCAGAGGTTCGAGGGCCTGGTGAGAGGTTACCTGGCCCATGGCTGCATGAAGGAGGCAGAAGAAACCTTGGAGCAACTTCAGGGCAGTTGTGGCTGCGTGAAGGCGCACAGTGTGCTGGGGCGACTCCGAGCGCTGAGGCAGCAG AGGCTCCAGTGCTGGCGGGGCGAGTGGCACCGCAGCTGGGCAAGGCGGCTGCAGCTGGCAGAGCTGCTCAGCGAGACGCTGGGGCACGTGGAGGAGCGTTCGGGGCTGTTCCTGATCCAGCCTGTGCTGCCGTGGCCTGGCCG GAAGTGAGCAGCCCCCTGGCCACACGGGGTCTCCGGCTGCGCACCCCAAGGGAGGCAGGGCCCCACAAGCTGTGGAGCTTCCCACcattggggggcagcagggcctggCCAGACCAGGACCTGGTGCTGCCAAGCCCACTGGTGATCACCCCGCGGCTACTGGAGATGGACCTCAATGGCTACCTGCTGCAGGAGCGCCAG caggaggagccAGCCTGGCCCAGGCCCAGCCAGTCCCGGAGCCAGGCCCTTCACAGCCTCGCTGAGGAGTTTCCTTCCTGTCCGACGTGGTGTAGCCCTGATAGGCCCTAG